From a region of the Pseudoxanthomonas sp. X-1 genome:
- the nei gene encoding endonuclease VIII, with amino-acid sequence MPEGPEIRRAADRLFEAVGNQPLEQVWFYPPSLKSKQRGLIGARITAIDTHGKAMLTRFDNGTTLYTHNQLYGVWRIAEAGERPETSRSLRVALETADKAILLYSASDIALWKNAELASHPFLSKLGPDVLDKRLTAAAVEKRLQEPRFMRMSLAALLLDQGFLAGMGNYLRSEVLFEAGIAPTRDAAGLNPDERRLLARALLDVPRRSYRSRGIRKAAGMRADYLTDTPDGFAFKVFDRAGEPCLDCGTLIRRRELAGRRLYDCAHCQR; translated from the coding sequence ATGCCTGAAGGTCCCGAGATCCGTCGCGCCGCCGATCGCCTGTTCGAGGCGGTCGGCAACCAGCCCCTGGAGCAGGTGTGGTTCTACCCACCCTCGCTGAAGTCCAAGCAGCGCGGGCTGATCGGCGCGCGCATCACCGCCATCGACACGCATGGCAAGGCGATGCTGACGCGCTTCGACAACGGCACCACGCTCTACACCCACAACCAGCTCTATGGGGTATGGCGGATCGCCGAGGCCGGCGAGCGACCGGAGACCAGCCGCAGCCTGCGCGTGGCGCTGGAGACGGCCGACAAGGCCATCCTGCTGTACTCGGCCTCGGACATCGCGCTGTGGAAGAACGCGGAGCTGGCCAGCCATCCCTTCCTGTCCAAGCTCGGACCGGACGTGCTGGACAAGCGCCTGACCGCCGCTGCGGTGGAAAAGCGCCTGCAGGAGCCGCGCTTCATGCGCATGTCGCTGGCGGCGCTGCTGCTGGACCAGGGCTTCCTGGCCGGGATGGGCAACTACCTGCGCTCGGAGGTGCTGTTCGAGGCCGGCATCGCGCCCACGCGCGATGCGGCGGGCTTGAACCCGGACGAGCGCCGGCTGCTGGCCAGGGCGCTGCTGGACGTGCCGCGCCGCAGCTATCGCAGCCGCGGCATCCGCAAGGCGGCGGGCATGCGCGCCGACTACCTGACCGATACGCCCGATGGCTTCGCCTTCAAGGTCTTCGACCGGGCCGGGGAGCCATGTCTGGATTGCGGCACGCTGATCCGTCGCCGTGAGCTGGCGGGGCGGCGGCTGTACGACTGCGCGCATTGCCAGCGGTAG
- the asnS gene encoding asparagine--tRNA ligase, translating to MTVVSVEHALAGKLPAGGEVTVRGWVRTRRDSKAGLSFVNVSDGSCFAPIQVVAPNTLPNYESEVKHLTAGCAVIATGTLVASQGQGQRFEIQAESVEVVGWVEDPETYPIQPKAHSLEFLREVAHLRPRTNLFGAVTRIRNCLAQAVHRFFHENGFNWISTPIITTSDAEGAGQMFRVSTLDLANLPRNAAGEVDFGRDFFGKETFLTVSGQLNVEAYCLALSKVYTFGPTFRAENSNTTRHLAEFWMIEPEIAFADLAEDARLAEEFLKYLFKAVLDERMDDLSFIAERVDKTAISKLEAFINAPFERIDYTDAIELLRKSGKKFDFPVEWGLDLQTEHERWLTEEHVGRPVVVTNYPEHIKAFYMRLNDDGRTVAAMDVLAPGIGEIIGGSQREERLDVLDARMAQFGLDPSHYGWYRDFRRYGTVPHAGFGLGFERLVVYVCGLSNIRDAIPYPRAPGNAEF from the coding sequence ATGACGGTGGTGAGCGTCGAACATGCGCTGGCGGGCAAGCTCCCGGCCGGCGGCGAGGTGACGGTACGCGGTTGGGTGCGCACGCGGCGCGACTCCAAGGCCGGCCTGTCCTTCGTCAACGTCAGCGACGGTTCGTGCTTCGCCCCCATTCAGGTCGTGGCGCCCAACACCCTGCCCAACTACGAATCCGAGGTGAAGCACCTGACCGCCGGCTGCGCGGTGATCGCCACCGGCACCCTGGTGGCCTCGCAGGGCCAGGGCCAGCGCTTCGAGATCCAGGCCGAGTCGGTCGAGGTGGTCGGCTGGGTCGAGGATCCGGAGACCTACCCGATCCAGCCCAAGGCGCACTCGCTGGAATTCCTGCGCGAGGTGGCGCACCTGCGCCCGCGCACCAACCTGTTCGGCGCGGTCACCCGCATCCGCAACTGCCTGGCCCAGGCGGTGCACCGCTTCTTCCACGAGAACGGCTTCAACTGGATCTCCACGCCGATCATCACCACCTCCGACGCCGAGGGCGCCGGGCAGATGTTCCGCGTCTCCACGCTGGACCTTGCCAACCTGCCGCGCAACGCCGCCGGCGAGGTGGACTTCGGCCGCGACTTCTTCGGCAAGGAGACCTTCCTGACCGTGTCGGGCCAGCTCAACGTCGAGGCCTACTGCCTGGCCCTGAGCAAGGTCTACACCTTCGGCCCGACCTTCCGCGCCGAGAACTCCAACACCACCCGGCACCTGGCCGAGTTCTGGATGATCGAGCCGGAGATCGCCTTCGCCGACCTGGCCGAGGACGCGCGCCTGGCCGAGGAGTTCCTCAAGTACCTGTTCAAGGCCGTGCTCGACGAGCGCATGGACGATCTGAGCTTCATCGCCGAGCGCGTGGACAAGACCGCGATCAGCAAGCTGGAGGCGTTCATCAACGCGCCGTTCGAGCGCATCGACTACACCGATGCCATCGAGCTGCTGCGCAAGTCCGGCAAGAAGTTCGACTTCCCGGTCGAATGGGGCCTGGACCTGCAGACCGAGCACGAGCGCTGGCTGACCGAGGAACACGTCGGCCGCCCAGTGGTGGTGACCAACTACCCCGAGCACATCAAGGCCTTCTACATGCGCCTGAACGACGATGGCCGCACCGTGGCGGCGATGGACGTGCTGGCGCCCGGCATCGGCGAGATCATCGGCGGCAGCCAGCGCGAGGAGCGCCTGGACGTGCTGGACGCGCGCATGGCGCAGTTCGGCCTGGATCCGTCGCATTACGGCTGGTACCGCGACTTCCGCCGCTACGGCACGGTGCCGCACGCCGGCTTCGGCCTGGGCTTCGAGCGCCTGGTGGTCTACGTCTGCGGCCTGTCCAACATCCGCGACGCGATCCCCTATCCGCGCGCGCCGGGCAACGCGGAGTTCTGA
- a CDS encoding replicative DNA helicase produces MAAPRRDREFRNDPTDARIEQLRMPPHSIEAEQAVLGGLMLVPEAYDRVNDKLTPNDFYRRDHQLIYRAISELAERSRPFDAVTLGEWFEGQGQSDLIAGGAYLIELASSTPSAANITAYAEIVRDKAVMRQLIDVGTEIVNNGFQPEGRESAELLAAAEQKVFAIAEAGARGRSDFVAMPNALKDAFSVLQDRYNNGGTITGLPTGYTEFDGMTAGLQPTDLIILAARPAMGKTTFALNIAEYAAIKSKKAVAVFSMEMSSAQLALRLISSNGRINAQRLRNGQLEDEDWSRVTAAIRMLKETKIFIDDTPGLSPEVLRSKCRRLKREHELGLIVIDYLQLMSVPGNSENRATEISEISRSLKGLAKELNVPVIALSQLNRSLETRTDKRPVMADLRESGAIEQDADMIVFIYRDDYYNKENSPDKGLAEIIIGKHRGGPTGSCKLKFFGEYTRFDNLAHDSVGSFE; encoded by the coding sequence ATGGCTGCACCCCGTCGCGATCGCGAGTTCCGTAACGATCCCACCGATGCGCGCATCGAACAGCTGCGCATGCCGCCGCACTCGATCGAGGCCGAGCAGGCGGTCCTGGGCGGGCTGATGCTGGTACCCGAGGCCTATGACCGGGTCAACGACAAGCTCACCCCGAACGACTTCTACCGCCGCGACCACCAGCTGATCTATCGCGCCATCAGCGAGCTGGCCGAGCGCAGCCGCCCGTTCGACGCGGTGACCCTGGGCGAATGGTTCGAAGGGCAGGGCCAGTCGGACCTGATCGCCGGCGGCGCCTACCTGATCGAACTGGCCAGCTCCACGCCCTCGGCCGCCAACATCACCGCCTACGCCGAGATCGTCCGCGACAAGGCGGTGATGCGCCAGCTGATCGACGTGGGCACCGAGATCGTCAACAACGGCTTCCAGCCCGAAGGCCGCGAGAGCGCCGAGCTGCTGGCCGCGGCCGAGCAGAAGGTGTTCGCCATCGCCGAGGCCGGCGCGCGCGGGCGCAGCGACTTCGTGGCCATGCCCAACGCGTTGAAGGACGCGTTCTCGGTGCTGCAGGACCGCTACAACAACGGCGGCACCATCACCGGCCTGCCCACCGGCTATACCGAGTTCGACGGCATGACCGCCGGCCTGCAGCCGACCGACCTGATCATCCTGGCCGCGCGTCCGGCCATGGGCAAGACCACCTTCGCGCTGAACATCGCCGAATACGCGGCGATCAAGTCGAAGAAGGCCGTGGCCGTGTTCTCGATGGAAATGTCCTCGGCGCAGCTGGCCTTGCGCCTGATCTCCTCCAACGGGCGCATCAACGCCCAGCGCCTGCGCAACGGCCAGCTGGAGGACGAGGACTGGAGCCGGGTCACCGCGGCCATCCGCATGCTCAAGGAGACCAAGATCTTCATCGACGACACCCCGGGCCTGTCGCCCGAGGTGCTGCGCTCCAAGTGCCGCCGGCTCAAGCGCGAGCACGAGCTGGGCCTGATCGTGATCGACTACCTGCAGCTGATGAGCGTGCCGGGCAACAGCGAGAACCGCGCCACCGAGATCTCCGAGATCAGCCGCTCGCTCAAGGGCCTGGCCAAGGAACTCAACGTGCCGGTGATCGCCCTGTCCCAGCTCAACCGCTCGCTGGAAACGCGCACCGACAAGCGTCCGGTGATGGCCGACCTGCGCGAATCCGGCGCCATCGAGCAGGACGCGGACATGATCGTGTTCATCTACCGCGACGACTACTACAACAAGGAAAATTCGCCGGACAAGGGCCTGGCCGAGATCATCATCGGCAAGCACCGCGGCGGCCCGACCGGCTCGTGCAAGCTGAAGTTCTTCGGCGAGTACACCCGCTTCGACAACCTCGCGCACGACTCGGTGGGCAGCTTCGAGTAA
- a CDS encoding MFS transporter, translating into MASTPRPGAAPAAPVSRRVYVLILFALSMGGFAIGVGEFASMGLMPHIARGLSISEPQVGHLISAYALGVVVGAPVLAILGARLPRRTLLLLLMGFYALGNLASALAPNYGVGLVFRFIAGLPHGAYFGVAALVAASMSPADRRAAAVSRVMLGLSVAMLVGNPLATWLGQVLSWRYAYGLVGALALLTVALVAALLKPDPNEPRQDPLRELRDFHRPQVWYALAIGAIGFAGMFCVFSYLAPTLLEVTRLDERWVPVAMMAFGVGGILGNVGGGWLFDRLQFRATPVVLAWSTAVLLLFPASAHSVWTLLPAVVAVGTMVSLAPVLQTRLMDVASSAQTLAAASNHAAFNVANALGPWLGGLAIGAGLGWTVTGYVGAATAAAGLVLYGLARRSERREAGGATADMPC; encoded by the coding sequence ATGGCCTCCACGCCCAGGCCCGGCGCCGCGCCGGCCGCGCCCGTGTCCCGCCGCGTCTACGTGCTGATCCTCTTCGCCCTGTCGATGGGCGGCTTTGCGATCGGCGTGGGCGAGTTCGCCTCGATGGGCCTGATGCCGCATATCGCCCGCGGCCTGTCGATCAGCGAGCCGCAGGTCGGCCATCTGATCAGCGCCTATGCGCTGGGCGTGGTGGTGGGCGCGCCGGTGCTGGCGATCCTGGGGGCGCGCCTGCCGCGACGCACGCTGCTGCTGCTTCTGATGGGGTTCTACGCCTTGGGCAACCTGGCCAGCGCGCTGGCGCCGAACTATGGCGTGGGGCTGGTGTTCCGCTTCATCGCCGGGCTGCCGCATGGCGCCTACTTCGGCGTGGCGGCGCTGGTGGCCGCCTCGATGAGCCCGGCCGACCGTCGCGCGGCCGCGGTCAGCCGGGTCATGCTCGGCCTGTCGGTGGCGATGCTGGTCGGCAACCCGCTGGCGACCTGGCTGGGCCAAGTGCTGAGCTGGCGCTACGCCTATGGGCTGGTGGGCGCGCTCGCGTTGCTGACCGTGGCGCTGGTCGCGGCCCTGCTCAAGCCGGATCCGAACGAACCGCGGCAGGACCCGCTGCGCGAGCTGCGCGATTTCCATCGTCCGCAGGTCTGGTACGCACTGGCGATCGGGGCGATCGGCTTCGCCGGCATGTTCTGCGTGTTCTCCTACTTGGCGCCGACGCTGCTCGAGGTGACCCGCCTGGACGAGCGCTGGGTGCCGGTGGCAATGATGGCCTTCGGCGTCGGTGGCATCCTCGGCAACGTCGGCGGCGGCTGGCTGTTCGACCGGCTGCAGTTCCGCGCCACGCCGGTGGTGCTGGCCTGGTCGACGGCGGTGCTGCTGCTGTTCCCGGCCAGCGCGCATTCGGTCTGGACGCTGCTGCCGGCGGTGGTCGCCGTCGGCACGATGGTCAGCCTGGCGCCCGTGCTGCAGACCCGGCTGATGGACGTGGCCTCCAGCGCGCAGACCCTGGCGGCCGCGTCCAACCACGCCGCCTTCAACGTCGCCAACGCGCTGGGGCCGTGGCTGGGCGGCCTGGCGATCGGCGCCGGGCTGGGCTGGACGGTGACCGGTTACGTCGGCGCGGCGACCGCGGCCGCCGGCCTGGTGCTCTACGGGCTGGCGCGCCGGTCCGAGCGGCGTGAGGCGGGCGGGGCGACGGCGGACATGCCGTGCTGA
- the rpsR gene encoding 30S ribosomal protein S18 — MSKFFRRRKFCKFTAEGVKEIDYKDLNTLRQYLTETGKIVPSRVTGTKARYQRQLQTAVKRARFLALIPYTDNHDV, encoded by the coding sequence ATGTCCAAGTTCTTCCGTCGCCGCAAGTTCTGCAAGTTCACGGCCGAAGGTGTCAAGGAGATCGACTACAAGGATCTCAACACCCTGCGCCAGTACCTGACCGAGACCGGCAAGATCGTCCCCAGCCGCGTCACCGGCACCAAGGCGCGCTACCAGCGCCAGCTGCAGACGGCCGTCAAGCGCGCCCGTTTCCTGGCCCTGATCCCGTACACCGACAACCACGACGTCTGA
- a CDS encoding OmpA family protein, with translation MNTSKLLSRTLLCGVLSATVLTGCATYTGQTSDPNDPNRTRNNALIGAGIGAAVGLLSGHDATSRRQHALIGAGVGGLTGGAIGVYQDRQEAELRRQTAGTGIDVSRNGDVIKLNLPDGVTFDFGKSALKPQFYPALNNVAATLKEFNQTIVEVSGHTDSVGSDAVNQTLSEARANSVADYLIGQGLMRQRFEVIGMGKRYPIASNDTDAGRAQNRRVEIRVLPVEQGG, from the coding sequence GTGAACACTTCCAAGCTGCTGTCCCGCACGCTGCTGTGCGGCGTCCTGTCCGCCACCGTGCTGACGGGCTGCGCCACCTACACCGGCCAGACCAGCGATCCCAACGATCCCAACCGCACCCGCAACAACGCGCTGATCGGCGCCGGCATCGGCGCGGCGGTGGGCCTGCTCAGCGGCCACGACGCGACCTCGCGCCGCCAGCACGCGTTGATCGGCGCCGGCGTCGGCGGCCTGACCGGTGGCGCGATCGGCGTCTACCAGGATCGCCAGGAAGCCGAGCTGCGGCGCCAGACCGCCGGCACCGGCATCGACGTCAGCCGCAACGGGGATGTCATCAAGCTCAACCTGCCGGACGGGGTGACCTTCGACTTCGGCAAGTCCGCGCTCAAGCCGCAGTTCTATCCGGCGCTGAACAATGTCGCCGCCACGCTGAAGGAGTTCAACCAGACCATCGTGGAGGTCAGCGGGCACACCGACAGCGTGGGCAGCGATGCGGTCAACCAGACCCTGTCCGAGGCGCGCGCCAATTCGGTCGCCGACTACCTGATCGGCCAGGGCCTGATGCGTCAGCGCTTCGAGGTGATCGGCATGGGCAAGCGCTATCCGATCGCCAGCAACGATACCGACGCCGGTCGCGCGCAGAACCGTCGCGTCGAGATCCGCGTGCTGCCGGTCGAGCAGGGCGGCTGA
- a CDS encoding FMN-binding negative transcriptional regulator, with protein sequence MYTPRAFAETDLARLDALIARDAFVTLITGRDDGTPEVSHLPVRYARDGARIVLEGHWARPNPQARHSGKALAIVHGPHAYVSPSAYPDKAQAARVPTWNYAVAHLHGVLERIEDTDALADLVDRLSAHFEASVGRDWRFEYEDPRLVRQLAGIVGFRLVVERIELKFKLSQNHPRVNQQAVIDDLSTRADSAAHEVAALMRGSIDTAD encoded by the coding sequence GTGTATACGCCGCGCGCCTTCGCCGAAACCGACCTGGCGCGGCTGGACGCGCTGATCGCGCGCGACGCCTTCGTCACCCTGATCACCGGGCGCGACGACGGCACGCCCGAGGTCAGCCATCTGCCCGTGCGCTACGCCCGCGACGGCGCGCGCATCGTGCTGGAAGGCCACTGGGCCAGGCCCAACCCGCAGGCGCGTCACAGCGGAAAAGCATTGGCCATCGTCCACGGCCCGCATGCCTATGTTTCGCCTTCGGCCTATCCGGACAAGGCGCAGGCCGCGCGGGTACCGACCTGGAACTATGCCGTGGCCCATCTGCACGGAGTGCTCGAGCGCATCGAGGACACCGATGCCCTGGCCGACCTGGTCGACCGGCTCAGCGCGCACTTCGAGGCCAGCGTGGGCCGCGACTGGCGCTTCGAGTACGAGGATCCGCGTCTGGTCCGGCAGCTGGCCGGCATCGTGGGCTTTCGCCTGGTGGTCGAGCGGATCGAGCTGAAGTTCAAGCTCAGCCAGAACCATCCGCGCGTCAACCAGCAGGCCGTGATCGACGACCTTTCCACGCGCGCGGATTCCGCGGCGCATGAGGTGGCCGCGCTGATGCGCGGCTCGATCGATACAGCGGACTGA
- the rpsF gene encoding 30S ribosomal protein S6 produces MRFYEIVFLVHPDQSEQVPAMVERYKGIIENGNGKIVRLEDWGRRQLAYPIQNLVKAHYVLMNVEVDQATLAELTETFRFNDAILRHLIMKRDGDVADTEMSIIMKSKDEKGDKPERGERRRRDDDGDNAKSDDDSDSAEAA; encoded by the coding sequence ATGCGTTTTTACGAAATCGTGTTCCTGGTCCACCCGGACCAGAGCGAGCAGGTGCCGGCCATGGTCGAGCGCTACAAGGGCATCATCGAGAACGGCAACGGCAAGATCGTGCGCCTGGAAGACTGGGGCCGCCGCCAGCTGGCCTATCCGATCCAGAACCTGGTCAAGGCCCACTACGTGCTGATGAACGTCGAAGTCGACCAGGCCACCCTGGCCGAGCTGACCGAGACCTTCCGCTTCAATGACGCCATCCTGCGTCACCTGATCATGAAGCGCGACGGCGACGTGGCCGACACCGAGATGTCGATCATCATGAAGAGCAAGGACGAGAAGGGCGACAAGCCCGAGCGCGGCGAGCGCCGCCGTCGCGACGACGATGGCGACAACGCCAAGTCCGACGACGATTCCGACTCCGCCGAAGCCGCCTAA
- a CDS encoding deoxyribodipyrimidine photo-lyase, with protein MPAALVWFRNDLRLADNPALHMALEAGFDPVPVYIHAPHEEGRWAPGAASNAWRHRSLKALSADLHARGSRLVVRQGDSSRVLEALIAQSGAQALFWNRKYEPVTQPRDAAIKQALKDQGFDARSCNAALLAEPWDVTTKSGGPYKVFTPYYRSVLAALPRRALQDAPRTLPPVPAAIGSEGVDALGLKPRLGWDAGFWAQHQPGEAGAHEALEVFVDGALSGYLDQRDLPDRTGTSQLSPHLHFGEIAPWRVVARLEQVRSARLERDIEGFIRQLVWREFAYHLMHHFPHTIEDNLNPRFDGFRWARVDASRMQAWQRGRTGVPIVDAGMRQLWQTGVMHNRVRLLVASYLTKHLRVHWLEGARWFWDTLIDADLANNTLGWQWVAGTGADASPYFRIFNPVTQAQKFDPKARYITRWVPELEALPLQARFAPWESPDLLERLAPDYPRQPLVDLSEGREAALAAYAATR; from the coding sequence ATGCCCGCCGCACTGGTCTGGTTCCGCAACGATCTGCGCCTGGCCGACAATCCAGCCCTGCACATGGCGCTGGAGGCCGGCTTCGATCCGGTTCCGGTCTACATCCACGCCCCGCACGAGGAAGGCCGCTGGGCGCCCGGCGCGGCGTCCAATGCCTGGCGCCACCGCTCGCTCAAGGCGTTGAGCGCCGATCTGCACGCACGCGGCTCGCGCCTGGTCGTGCGCCAGGGCGACAGCAGCCGGGTGCTGGAGGCGCTGATCGCGCAGAGCGGGGCGCAGGCGCTGTTCTGGAACCGCAAGTACGAGCCGGTCACCCAGCCACGCGATGCGGCGATCAAGCAGGCATTGAAGGATCAGGGCTTCGATGCGCGCAGCTGCAACGCCGCGCTGCTGGCCGAGCCCTGGGACGTGACCACCAAGAGCGGCGGGCCGTACAAGGTGTTCACCCCTTACTACCGCAGCGTGCTGGCCGCGCTGCCGCGGCGTGCGCTGCAGGACGCGCCGCGCACGCTGCCGCCGGTGCCCGCCGCCATCGGCAGCGAAGGCGTCGACGCGCTCGGCCTCAAGCCGCGGCTGGGCTGGGATGCGGGCTTCTGGGCGCAGCACCAGCCCGGCGAAGCCGGCGCGCACGAGGCACTGGAGGTCTTCGTCGACGGGGCGCTGTCGGGCTATCTCGACCAGCGCGACCTGCCGGACCGGACCGGCACCTCGCAGCTGTCGCCGCACCTGCACTTCGGCGAGATCGCGCCCTGGCGGGTGGTCGCGCGGCTGGAGCAGGTGCGCAGCGCCAGGCTGGAGCGCGACATCGAGGGCTTCATCCGCCAGCTGGTGTGGCGCGAGTTCGCCTACCACCTGATGCACCACTTCCCGCACACGATCGAGGACAACCTCAATCCGCGCTTCGACGGCTTCCGCTGGGCCAGGGTCGATGCCAGCCGCATGCAGGCCTGGCAGCGCGGCCGCACCGGCGTGCCCATCGTCGATGCCGGCATGCGCCAGCTGTGGCAGACCGGCGTGATGCACAACCGCGTGCGCCTGCTCGTGGCCAGCTATCTGACCAAGCACCTGCGCGTGCACTGGCTGGAAGGGGCGCGCTGGTTCTGGGACACGCTGATCGATGCGGACCTGGCCAACAACACGCTGGGCTGGCAATGGGTGGCGGGCACCGGCGCCGACGCCTCGCCGTACTTCCGCATCTTCAATCCGGTGACCCAGGCGCAGAAGTTCGACCCGAAGGCGCGCTACATCACCCGCTGGGTGCCGGAACTCGAAGCGCTGCCGCTGCAGGCGCGTTTCGCCCCGTGGGAATCGCCCGACCTGCTCGAACGCCTGGCACCGGACTATCCGCGCCAGCCGCTCGTCGACCTGTCCGAAGGGCGCGAGGCCGCGCTGGCGGCCTATGCGGCGACGCGTTGA
- the rplI gene encoding 50S ribosomal protein L9, with protein MDLILLQKVTNLGVLGDKVSVKPGYGRNYLVPQGKAVPATAANVAEFEAKRAEYEAKAKAIHDEASGRAGKFEGASVTVKANASTEGKLFGSVGPRDIAEAFTAAGLPLEKSEVVMGEGPLRNIGEYDVLLKLHADVETTVKVVVEAEA; from the coding sequence ATGGATCTGATCCTCCTGCAGAAAGTGACCAACCTGGGCGTCCTGGGCGACAAGGTCAGCGTCAAGCCGGGCTACGGCCGCAACTACCTGGTGCCGCAGGGCAAGGCCGTGCCGGCGACCGCCGCCAACGTGGCCGAGTTCGAGGCCAAGCGCGCCGAGTACGAAGCCAAGGCCAAGGCCATCCACGACGAGGCTTCCGGCCGCGCCGGCAAGTTCGAAGGCGCCAGCGTGACCGTCAAGGCCAACGCCTCGACCGAAGGCAAGCTGTTCGGCTCGGTCGGCCCGCGCGACATCGCCGAGGCCTTCACCGCCGCCGGCCTGCCGCTGGAGAAGAGCGAAGTGGTCATGGGCGAAGGCCCGCTGCGCAACATCGGCGAGTACGACGTGCTGCTGAAGCTGCACGCCGACGTGGAAACCACCGTCAAGGTGGTGGTCGAAGCCGAAGCCTGA
- a CDS encoding iron-sulfur cluster assembly accessory protein, whose protein sequence is MAITLTPLAHQRIQRFVQSTPGALGLRFGVTRTGCSGWGHVTDLAREQREGDTVFEQDGVRIYVDADSLPLVDGTRIDFGKRGLGEEFLFANPNATAECGCGESFTTDANAA, encoded by the coding sequence ATGGCCATCACCCTCACGCCTCTTGCCCACCAGCGCATCCAGCGCTTCGTCCAGTCCACGCCCGGCGCGCTGGGGCTGCGTTTCGGCGTGACCCGCACCGGCTGCTCCGGCTGGGGCCATGTGACCGACCTGGCCCGCGAGCAGCGCGAGGGCGACACCGTGTTCGAGCAGGACGGCGTGCGGATCTATGTCGATGCGGACAGCCTGCCGCTGGTGGACGGCACCCGGATCGACTTCGGCAAGCGCGGGCTGGGCGAGGAATTCCTGTTCGCCAACCCCAATGCGACGGCCGAATGCGGCTGCGGCGAGAGCTTCACCACCGACGCCAACGCGGCCTGA
- a CDS encoding SDR family oxidoreductase, with the protein MDLNLSGRHALVCGASEGIGQAAAVELALLGCDVTVLARRQARLQQVVAELPRVHEGQAHGWLVGDDGKSDMLATDVGALAARKPVQILVNNGGGPPGGRAIDADLEAYLTAFRHHTLANHVRVQAVLPGMRAAGWGRIVNVVSTSVYEPIPNLGVSNTIRASVAGWAKTLSRELGPDGITINNVLPGFTRTARMDHIVQDRMQASGQSAEQVIDGIAQGVPVRRIGEAADIAAAIAFLASPAAGYITGVSLAVDGGRLQSI; encoded by the coding sequence ATGGACCTGAACCTTTCCGGCCGCCATGCGCTGGTCTGCGGCGCCTCGGAGGGCATCGGCCAGGCGGCGGCGGTCGAGCTGGCGCTGCTGGGCTGCGATGTCACCGTGCTGGCCAGGCGCCAGGCCAGGCTGCAGCAGGTCGTGGCGGAACTGCCACGCGTGCACGAGGGCCAGGCGCATGGCTGGCTGGTCGGCGACGATGGCAAGAGCGACATGCTCGCCACCGATGTCGGCGCACTGGCCGCGCGCAAGCCGGTCCAGATCCTGGTCAACAACGGCGGCGGCCCCCCGGGCGGACGCGCCATCGATGCGGACCTGGAGGCGTACCTGACCGCGTTCCGTCACCACACCCTGGCCAACCATGTGCGCGTGCAGGCGGTGCTGCCCGGCATGCGCGCCGCGGGCTGGGGCCGCATCGTCAACGTGGTCTCGACCTCGGTCTACGAGCCGATCCCCAACCTGGGCGTGTCCAACACCATCCGCGCTTCGGTGGCCGGCTGGGCCAAGACCTTGTCGCGCGAGCTGGGGCCCGACGGCATCACCATCAACAACGTGCTGCCCGGCTTCACCCGCACCGCGCGCATGGACCACATCGTCCAGGACCGGATGCAGGCCAGCGGCCAGAGCGCCGAACAGGTCATCGACGGCATCGCCCAGGGCGTGCCGGTGCGCCGCATCGGCGAAGCGGCCGACATCGCCGCGGCCATCGCCTTCCTCGCCAGCCCCGCCGCCGGCTACATCACCGGCGTCAGCCTGGCCGTGGACGGCGGCCGCCTGCAGTCGATCTGA